AAAATTTAGAACAGGAATGATACTGTGGTCAAGTTTTATTAAGTTTTTTCCTTTTTTCGGAAAGTAGAGGAAGAAGTTCGACAGATGGCCCTCAGAAACGTTCAAAATGCATAGGGCCATATGCGGTAGAAGACAGAGCACCACGGGTTTCCAACAGCAGACGAAAGGTCGGCTCCAAAGGAGCCGTAAACCGTTAGCGCCTCGGTTTTGCCCGGGGGACGCTATGTTTTTGGGAAAATTTAATTTTGGCAACGACTCCCGCATGATCAGAAGGCCACAAACCATTCGGGGTCATGTCCTTAACGTCATCACCAACCACAATGGATTTTACCTTCTCGATTTTGTAGCCATTTTGTCCTAAAAAGATATGGTCGATACGCGTGGTCAATTCAGCGTCGGGGTCGCATACATATTCATCGAATCCGCTGGTGTAGCCGTTGTCATATTTTTTCTGCAGCAGCCAGGAATCTAAAAAACCGAAATAATATGTCGCCAGCAGGTATGACGGCACGTAGCTTTCCATATTCCCAGAAAATGGATTGTAGTCTGAGCCTGGAATATCTTCCGGGGAACTGTTAAAATCACCAACCATGATTACTTGAGAAGGGCCATCCCCTGCAAGTTCGCCGACGGTTGTCAATAGCTCAAGCATCTGTGCACTCTGAGCGAGTCTGAAGACGCTGTCAGCAGAACTTCTCATCTCAAGATGCGTGTTTACAAAACGAATCCGGATAATCGTAGAAAGGGGGGGAATGACATTACTTTAATTGATCCAATGTTTTCTGACTTGATTCAAGTCCTTGAGTTTTTCCGGACGTATAGTCAGGAATTTCCAAGTATGGTATGTCGACAACTCGAAACCATTCGAGAGCTAATATTATAACTATTATCAATATTGTATAGCCTATGAATTTTCCCATCCGCTGTAATCCTTAAAAATGTTGAATTCAGGTACATGCTACTATTCAAAACCGTAGTAAATATTTTAGCTTCGTCCAAACATTTTTGTCAAATCGCAGAATCGACGGCTCCGCAGCCAGTGTTGCGAAATGGAAGGATGCGACTGCTGGCGCGAAGCCGCTTCCACGAGCACTACAACATAATTGCTGATTGTGCAGAATCATCCCATTCAGGCGCTTAGTATTGAAATCAATGGCGAAGATCCAATATTAAAATCAAGCCTTGAAAATACAGTCTGGAATTTTCCGTTTTAGGCAAAGGAAGTACGCAAAGGTCAAACGGACGATAAAATTATCGGCATAGGTTCATTATGTTGACCACGGCACAAAGGCATGATATCCAGACTCCATCCGGCCTTGGAGGTCTGTGCATGCGCGGACGGATCTATTCAGATCGGAAATTTACCATTTTCGGTCAGTAATTTCCGGCTAAGTACTTGCATTAACGGTATGTAATTCTTGCTCTTTAAAATTTGAATCAGGGGGTTTGCCAAAAACACCAGCGCGTAATTCATTCCGGATTTTTATGCGCAGTTGGCGGACTCTCTTGATGGAAACGCGCTCGTTAAATTGGCGATGGCAATAGATTGCCAGCAACAAATAGGTGATCAGACCTGCCAGAATTTGCACCATCAAGCCATGCTCGCTCCTGGCGATGAGATGATACACTTTAAGGTGCCGTTTCCACCAAGCGAAAAAATTTTCGATATCCCATCGGAGCTTATAGGCAGTGGCGATTTGCTCGGCAGTTAAATCAAAACGATTCGTAGCGATCCAGTATTTAACGCGATCCACCTCGTAACCCACCAAACGAAGTGGGGTTTGTGTTTGATTGACTTCCGTGGTGCCCAGAACAACGATGGCATCAAAAAAAACGATACTATCAGAGGCAATGGGGTTTTGTTTAATGATCGTTTTCTTGGTGCTGGCTTTAATCCGGCACATAAACAGCTTTCCATCATTCTGCCATTGGTCAAAGCGTTGATGGCTTTGATAACCCCGGTCCATCACACCGGTTTGACCGTCAGACAGGATCAAGCTGACGAAAGGTCTTTCAGCCCCGTTACCATCGGTAAGATAAAGCTTTCTTGGAATCGCCCGGTTCAGATCAAAACCGACGTGGACCTTCGCCTTCTTGGATTTTTTACGGTAGTCGGCCCAATGCATGGATAAGGTTGCATCGATGAGGGAACCGTCGATCCCCACCAGATCACCGAGTTCGGGATGTTGCTTGGGTAAAATCGAAGATGCCTGAGCTTGTAAGTTCTGATAGACATACATGAACTGTTCAAGTCCCCGGCTGTTGGTGGCCTCTGAGAAGCTGCTCTTTTTGATTCCGTTTTCTGGTGCGATGGCACTTTTGGCAAAATCATCTTCTTCAAGCACTTGCAGCAGGTGTTGAGCAGAATGGTGTTCTTCAAGATGAAAGTAAACCAGCGCGCGCAGATGTTCCTCAAAAGTCATCTGCAATGGTCGGTTTCCTTTGGAATCAAGAGCTGGCATCCGTGATGTTGCCTCAGTCGCTGGTTGAAAAAAAGAGAAAAACTCCAGGGCATTGAGCTTTTGGAAAGGGTCGAATGTGCGTGGCATGTATAACCTCTTGATATAATAGGGCATACAAAACGCCGCCCATATTGACGACCCAATGTCAAGCAAAAATATCGTTTAACCTGCTGATTTTAAATTATTTTTATGCAATTCCTTAACCGGATTTTACTGATTTTCGGTGGTCGATTCATCCATGATGATCGGCGCCGTGGTGTATACTGTGAAAAACATTTGAACGAGTGGCGGAAACCTGTTTGATCTGCCATCGGACTGGGGACGGTTCAAGTCAACATGCTATTGTTAATGAGAAGAAAAGGCTAAATACCATCTATATTACGATTTTTGGGGTCAAAAATAGCAATATAGCCCCTAAAAAGGCATAGATTTTTTCTCTTATTCGTTTTGTCTCAGGCAGTTAGTGTGGCCCGTCCCCAAACCCTATCAGTATCGAACCTGATTTGCTTTTTCATTTTATTGATATCATAGAAGATCTCATCGCTGAACAAAGTCGATGCGTTACTGCGAAACTTTAGTTATTATTTAGAATCTTCAAGGGATTCCAAAAACTTTTCATAAACCTTACTGGGTTCGATATTTGTTTTATCCATATCAATATCACCAGAGATTTGGTATGTCTCAAAATCAGGCTTATCACTTTCTAAATTGCAATAAAATTCAGTTGTTTTAACAGTAATATTCTTAACCATGTCTTTAAACCCCGCGGTAGTTATTTGGCCTTTATAGTTCATCAAAGTAGGCTGAAAAACTATATCGGTATGCTAATTCATAACTTTAGCCTATCATGCCCAGCTTTCATGTCAATCACATTGATTATTTTATTCTCATAAAATTATTTAAAGTGAAATTAAACTATTAAATTAGATGGATATATCAATGGCAGGGCAAATGATTTCGGGAAAAAATACTTCCTGAGCTAAAAATTTAATGGTAGCCCTCTTCGCCATTTTTTCCCTTTTGGTTCCGTCTCCAAGCCCCAGCAGGATTGAGTTGTTTGAGCAACTTGCTAATTCAAGGACGCAAACTACATTGTCAGAATTATAAGGGTACACTAGAGGAATAGCTATAATGGCTTTGATAAATTCATTGTCAGAATATTGGCATCCTGGAGGGCGGATGTAATTCATCATTTGTTTTGAAGGCCCTGTTTTTGGAAATAATGCGACTATTGGTTCATTTCTCTTTTTGGCTGATCCTACAAACGGTAAACCGTTGCCGATAGAAATATTCCAAATTTTCGAATCATTAATATGTTGATTTGATGGACAATAATATGCTTTATAAATCATTTTATATCGTTCTGTATCATAAACTGCTAAACAAACTTCCATCCTATTATCGGTATTATCTGTAGCTAAAAATTGACAATCTTTTGTCACTCTAAAATAAATTTCCTTCATGCATTTTAATATCGCACTATCTCTTTCAAAATCATTTGGTGTCAAGCTTAGTAATCTTTTTTGTATTTCTTCAGATTTTGCAATCTTCGAAACGTCAATATTTGCAAGCTTGGCGTTCTCAACTGGCAAGTCCCATTTAATTGAATATCTACTAAATGGTTTTGGGTAATCGACTGATAAATGCGCAATATTGCTATCTTGTGAATAGTAAAACGATTTTGAACACATACTCTCTTCTTCCGAAATCACATTATTATCCTTATCAATGACTCTAACACCTATATCGATAGGCTTAAATTCATCAGGAAATACTAGATGCAAATCAAGCTTTTCAATTGCATAGCCTATAAAAGGTCCGGCACCTTCTGGCTCATATTCTCCATTATTATCTGCGATCCTATCTTCTTTCGTGAAAGAAAAAGCATTTGGGAGGTTAATTGATACTTTTCCACTTATGGGCTGCTCAGATAGTGGTGGATTGAAATGAAAATATCCCTCTTGGCCACCTTGTTTGGGATTGCCTTTAATTTTCCAATCAACTGTTTGATTTTTAGGATAGTCAACTTCGAATTTTGGTCTAGTTATAAATGCACCTGCCTTACTATTAGTACTATATTTAACTGTTTCGCGTATCGCATTTAAAGACTGCAATTCTTCAATATATTCTTCAATATTCATATCACCAGATGGATAAGAAATTCTGCAAAATGTTTTCTGACTTTTTCGATAGGTGGGCATTGTATTGATCGATCGATTAAA
This window of the uncultured Desulfosarcina sp. genome carries:
- a CDS encoding endonuclease/exonuclease/phosphatase family protein, which encodes MRSSADSVFRLAQSAQMLELLTTVGELAGDGPSQVIMVGDFNSSPEDIPGSDYNPFSGNMESYVPSYLLATYYFGFLDSWLLQKKYDNGYTSGFDEYVCDPDAELTTRIDHIFLGQNGYKIEKVKSIVVGDDVKDMTPNGLWPSDHAGVVAKIKFSQKHSVPRAKPRR
- a CDS encoding metallophosphoesterase; amino-acid sequence: MEKILTRIAHISDLHFTKLETDFNQFEELKEDLIKHEPDLIFVTGDIADNLGSKDHKSSLYHAKNYLELLCRNAGLDPAERLFVIPGNHDYRFKGIKLFGDNPVYADQFKKEYREYYRSRCLLSLKCIVICFDSNTTDDKINLAEGKILRNEFTKSKKELKLFENDFKDEYPNLIKIALLHHHPMPVYLAEGASSAVIGNEKFMILENSATFMREMLKNGVKFVFHGHEHKRGCAIASYPIHSDLKEEVAVISAGSVGQRSKTNDVFSYNLIDLFHSGEAVLRMRILRGEGTYEKDPNVIRIFDANKARFHSFNRSINTMPTYRKSQKTFCRISYPSGDMNIEEYIEELQSLNAIRETVKYSTNSKAGAFITRPKFEVDYPKNQTVDWKIKGNPKQGGQEGYFHFNPPLSEQPISGKVSINLPNAFSFTKEDRIADNNGEYEPEGAGPFIGYAIEKLDLHLVFPDEFKPIDIGVRVIDKDNNVISEEESMCSKSFYYSQDSNIAHLSVDYPKPFSRYSIKWDLPVENAKLANIDVSKIAKSEEIQKRLLSLTPNDFERDSAILKCMKEIYFRVTKDCQFLATDNTDNRMEVCLAVYDTERYKMIYKAYYCPSNQHINDSKIWNISIGNGLPFVGSAKKRNEPIVALFPKTGPSKQMMNYIRPPGCQYSDNEFIKAIIAIPLVYPYNSDNVVCVLELASCSNNSILLGLGDGTKREKMAKRATIKFLAQEVFFPEIICPAIDISI